The Cloeon dipterum chromosome X, ieCloDipt1.1, whole genome shotgun sequence genome includes a window with the following:
- the LOC135947332 gene encoding SH3 and multiple ankyrin repeat domains protein 1-like isoform X6, whose product MASSMPVSEATSEAVTTGPRGAEEQPAPQDPSEEGGVGGGSVLIRVHVPELNINKCLQFARDELIWNVKQQCLAALPKELKESFNYGLFVPPANGKAGKFLDEERHLTDYPFSGPVGYLELKYKRRVYKMLHLDEKQLKALHTRTNLRRLLDYVSNRQVEKISKMCSKGLDPNFHCAETGETPLTVAAATPRSSRVLIALVNGGALLDYRTRDGTTSMHRAVEKNNFEAIKTLLDLGASPNYKDSKGLTPLYLSMNPNVDPMLCEALLHDHAIIGAQDAQGWQEVHQACRHGLVQHLEHLLFYGADMNARNASGNTPLHVCAVNGQDSCSRLLLFRGADREALNFANQTPYQVAVIAGNLELAETIQKHRPEEAVPFREPPRYNPKRRPTSAIYLHRSGSVLDFASAAAVLPSSTSCLALTGGGGGTLQRGPPSSVSSHALLCAGTPPPPPSPSPSDRSNPPCFSSGCSSLSEASSNRGSEGSSEDPNSIVTDKSLLDQCDIISDSSGVGTSNSGGSGGGYDTGAGLLLAGVTAVCVENYSSNTPGHLCLTQGDIVEVTGATDCGLLEGTCRGRSGLFAAHCVQEVRMRQNTNSATLRVAGRSGGALGNKTNHFATAPRSKKPITIRLPAEPRTVVLHRSRKGFGFVLRGAKATSPLMELTPSERCPALQYLDDVDAGGVADVAGLKKGDYLLEINGEDVTQASHEHVVELIRRSGDLVAMKVVSLGEPGVATGMKAATTLPSRQCATLPRKMNSQNRNPAPLPPRRDPKTTLSVGRARARSLVADLDGSQQHGSGGHLEEAEGEESTTLSANTTKSSSTESVQARSTPPRTASIRARPTSSRITAAELEELFARQGPAPPSPAGSARTPKVYASVAEMKRSRGKLGRRGASDTLHKSFSSTPDLAHVSPTHAGARMWSSRGARSQEDISWWVQPTHTTAKHRRNRVNKKGHIGTTAMTNGGREYGHAWRSMERLQMEHEAVTRSLSQRTRSLPRNRSLGSGGVGAAPPPPTHPPPPIPVGQVVRVEVTPRAKGSGEYATVRDSPVGQQADSRTATPTSPEPIMSSFRPGPAKLYASPEEVKVVALRQGSSTLGRTPKEGANKSRSHSLPPSGARPLGESDEGGSESTRGSKKERRASRQSSKESNTAESVSPNGPLSPSARSQCMSPVFKDLLAQKVAERQTRVNGAATPADETPPPPPPHAPPGPEAQPSAAAAPKPAPTAAPGAAAATNGNLPHSFSVEEIQKVKTQLKSSKSYPNDFSQEDGDNSSSGVSSDQDTQPEPKILAAGELLTHSKSSTLPSKSQQARAIHTTRIQVGAPAFTRSSSVINSGRAPGQKGPAALALNVNGKMPAPPEKKAMPLPPPQQQPQQPKEDIKLILEERTWQPDGSENTDEPDAATTTAATTTSSKPRRKSEDGAGTARRAGTGTLTRHAVSLVQLPPPQESEAESEHSLPPAIRHTSINSATLPHKTTKTVTFLDHKIQEERDRERQREIDRERELRQMQLRDVPIMASKLIMPNHRQPVSSMRGHGRSREVDAMGRPIEMERSIEESLQLIQRHVEQLNMVSVVPPPPEFDGARAAAAAAAAHAHHYHPHQGTHPPHQHQHQGVMHASYPSPHQPGTGAGAGGGRPHHSHLYHLHPAPEEPVLVAPPPEFSDLGEQHKMTIRVSGATRQTLQRMTPEQQAQYLRQRQLEEMARHRHLEDLNRQRQEALRIQQQQQQQQKTVRIVGTLPKKAP is encoded by the exons ATGGCGAGCAGCATGCCAGTGAGCGAGGCGACGAGCGAGGCGGTGACGACGGGGCCACGCGGTGCTGAGGAGCAGCCGGCGCCGCAGGACCCGTCCGAAGAGGGCGGCGTCGGCGGTGGCTCCGTCCTCATCCGCGTCCACGTGCCAGAGCTCAACATCAACAAGTGCCTGCAGTTCGCCCGCGATGAGCTCATCTGGAACGTCAAACAACAGTGCCTCGCCGCCCTACCAAAG gaACTGAAGGAGAGCTTCAACTATGGCCTATTCGTTCCGCCGGCCAACGGCAAGGCCGGGAAATTCCTGGACGAGGAGCGCCACCTCACCGACTACCCTTTCAGCGGGCCCGTCGGCTATCTTGAG CTCAAATACAAGCGGCGCGTCTACAAAATGCTGCACCTGGACGAGAAGCAGCTCAAGGCTCTGCACACGAGGACCAATCTACGCCGACTACTCGACTATGTCTCTAACAGACAGGTGGAAAAAATCTCCAAGATGTGCTCCAAAGGGCTCGACCCCAACTTCCACTGCGCTGAGACTGGAG AGACGCCACTGACGGTGGCAGCGGCGACACCGCGTTCGTCACGCGTGCTGATTGCGCTGGTGAACGGCGGGGCGCTGCTGGACTACCGGACGCGCGATGGCACGACGTCGATGCACCGTGCCGTCGAGAAGAACAACTTCGAGGCGATAAAGACGCTGCTGGACCTGGGTGCCAGCCCCAACTACAAGGACTCCAAGGGCCTCACGCCGCTCTACCTCTCCATGAACCCTAATGTCGACCCGATGCTGTGCGAGGCGCTTCTGCACGACCACGCCATCATCGGCGCCCAGGACGCCCAGGGCTGGCAGGAGGTCCACCAG GCGTGTCGGCACGGCCTGGTGCAGCACTTGGAGCATCTACTCTTTTATGGTGCCGATATGAACGCGCGGAATGCGTCTGGCAACACGCCGCTGCACGTGTGCGCCGTGAACGGCCAGGATAGTTGCAGCAGACTGCTCCTTTTCCGCGGCGCCGACCGAGAGGCCCTCAACTTCGCCAATCAAACCCCCTACCAG GTGGCTGTGATTGCTGGAAACCTGGAGCTCGCTGAGACAATCCAGAAGCACCGTCCTGAAGAAGCTG TCCCCTTCCGAGAGCCTCCGCGGTACAACCCCAAACGGCGTCCGACGAGCGCCATCTACCTGCATCGCAGCGGCTCGGTGCTGGACTttgcgtcggcggcggcggtgctgCCGTCGTCGACGTCGTGCCTGGCGCtgaccggcggcggcgggggcaCGCTGCAGCGGGGGCCGCCCAGCTCGGTGTCGAGCCACGCGCTGCTGTGCGCAGggacgccgcccccgccgccgtCCCCCTCGCCCTCGGACCGCTCCAACCCACCGTGCTTCAGCTCCGGCTGCTCCAGCCTCAGCGAGGCCAGCTCCAACCGCGGCAGCGAGGGCTCCAGCGAGGACCCCAACAGCATCGTCACAG ACAAAAGCCTCCTCGACCAGTGCGACATTATCAGCGACAGCTCGGGCGTTGGCACCTCCAACAGCGGAGGGAGCGGTGGCGGCTACGATACCGGCGCCGGCCTGCTTCTGGCCGGCGTCACGGCCGTCTGCGTCGAGAATTACAGCTCGAATACGCCGGGACACCTCTGCCTCACCCAGGGAGATATCGTCGAAg tcacGGGGGCGACGGACTGTGGCCTTCTGGAGGGCACATGCCGTGGACGGAGCGGGCTGTTCGCTGCGCACTGCGTGCAGGAGGTGCGAATGCGGCAGAACACCAACTCGGCGACGCTGCGGGTGGCTGGGCGCAGCGGCGGCGCCCTCGGCAACAAAACAAATCATTTCGCGACGGCGCCGCGCTCCAAGAAGCCCATCACCATCCGGCTACCGGCCGAGCCGCGCACCGTCGTGCTGCACCGCTCGCGCAAGGGCTTCGGATTTGTGCTGCGCGGTGCTAAGGCCACCTCACCCCTCATGGAACTCACCCCCTCCGAGCGCTGTCCCGCCCTCCAGTACCTCGACGACGTTGACGCAGGTGGCGTCGCCGACGTCGCTGGACTCAAGAAGGGAGACTATCTGCTTGAG ATAAACGGCGAGGACGTGACCCAAGCGTCGCACGAGCACGTGGTCGAGCTTATCAGGCGCTCGGGAGACCTGGTGGCCATGAAGGTGGTCTCCTTGGGCGAGCCGGGCGTCGCGACGGGCATGAAGGCGGCCACCACGCTGCCCAGCCGCCAATGCGCCACCCTGCCCAGGAAAATGAACTCGCAGA ATCGTAACCCGGCGCCACTTCCGCCTCGCAGGGACCCCAAGACCACGCTCAGTGTGGGCAGAGCTCGCGCCAGGTCGTTGGTGGCAGATCTAG ATGGCAGCCAGCAGCATGGTTCCGGGGGCCATCTGGAGGAGGCGGAGGGCGAGGAGTCAACGACGCTGTCAGCCAACACGACCAAGAGCAGTTCGACGGAAAGCGTGCAGGCGCGGAGCACGCCACCGCGCACAGCCTCGATCAGGGCGCGGCCTACCTCGTCCAGGATCACGGCCGCCGAGCTGGAGGAGCTATTCGCGCGGCAGGGCCCAGCGCCGCCATCACCTGCAGGCAGCGCCAGGACGCCCAAGGTTTACGCTAGCGTCGCTGAAATGAAACGATCCAGAGGAAAG CTGGGTCGGCGTGGGGCGTCTGACACGCTACACAAGTCGTTCAGTAGCACGCCAGACCTGGCGCACGTGAGTCCGACGCACGCCGGCGCCCGAATGTGGTCGTCGCGTGGCGCCCGCAGCCAAGAGGACATCTCGTGGTGGGTGCAGCCGACGCACACTACCG CCAAACACAGAAGGAACAGAGTTAACAAGAAAG GTCACATCGGCACGACGGCAATGACGAACGGCGGCCGCGAGTACGGACACGCGTGGCGCAGCATGGAGCGCCTGCAGATGGAGCACGAGGCGGTGACGCGCTCGCTGTCGCAGCGCACCAGATCGCTGCCGAGGAACAGATCCCTCGGTAGCGGTGGCGTCGGCGCCGCACCACCCCCGCCTACCCACCCACCGCCGCCCATCCCCGTCGGGCAGGTGGTTAGGGTCGAGGTAACGCCCAGGGCAAAAGGCAGTGGCGAGTATGCCACCGTCCGCGACTCACCTGTCGGACAGCAGG CAGACAGTAGAACGGCCACCCCGACGAGTCCTGAGCCAATCATGTCGAGTTTCCGCCCTGGTCCGGCCAAGCTTTACGCCAGTCCTGAGGAGGTGAAGGTGGTGGCCCTGCGGCAGGGCTCGAGCACGCTTGGCCGCACGCCCAAAGAAGGTGCCAACAAATCGCGCTCGCACAGTCTTCCGCCCAGCGGCGCCAGGCCCCTG GGCGAGAGCGACGAGGGTGGCAGCGAGTCTACAAGGGGCAGCAAGAAAGAGCGGCGGGCTTCGCGGCAGAGCTCGAAGGAGTCAAACACAGCCGAGTCAGTGAGCCCGAATGGGCCGCTGTCGCCGTCGGCGCGCTCGCAGTGCATGTCGCCCGTGTTCAAGGACCTGCTGGCGCAGAAGGTGGCCGAGCGGCAGACCAGGGTCAACGGTGCCGCCACCCCCGCCGACGAGAcgccgcctccaccaccgCCACACGCGCCACCAGGCCCCGAGGCGCAGCcgtcggccgccgccgcgcctaAGCCGGCCCCCACGGCCGCCCCCGGAGCAGCTGCAGCCACCAACGGCAATCTACCTCATAGTTTTAGTGTGGAGGAGATCCAAAAG GTAAAAACTCAGTTAAAGAGCTCGAAATCCTATCCCAATGACTTCTCCCAGGAGGATGGTGATAATTCATCATCAGGGGTGAGTTCCGACCAGGACACGCAGCCCGAGCCCAAGATATTAGCGGCTGGCGAGCTGCTCACTCACTCCAAATCCTCCACACTCCCCTCCAAGAGTCAGCAGGCCAG GGCAATCCACACAACGCGGATCCAGGTGGGGGCACCCGCCTTCACACGCAGTTCGAGCGTGATCAACAGCGGGCGGGCGCCGGGGCAGAAGGGCCCGGCCGCCCTCGCGCTCAACGTCAACGGAAAGATGCCGGCACCGCCTGAGAAGAAAGCCatgccgctgccgccaccaCAGCAGCAGCCCCAACAGCCTAAGGAGGACATAAAGCTCATCCTCGAAGAACGCACCTGGCAGCCTGACGGCAGCGAGAACACAGACGAGCCAG ACGCTGCGACAACTACAGCAGCGACGACAACGTCGTCCAAGCCGCGAAGGAAGAGTGAGGACGGTGCCGGGACCGCTCGTCGGGCGGGCACGGGCACCCTGACGCGGCACGCCGTGTCACTAGTGCAACTTCCTCCGCCTCAAGAGAGTGAGGCCGAGAGCGAGCACAGCCTACCACCAGCCATCCGCCACACCAGCATCAACTCGGCCACGCTGCCGCATAAGACCACCAAGACTGTCACCTTCCTCGACCACAAGATTCAGGAGGAGCGCGACCGCGAGCGCCAGCGTGAGATCGATCGAGAAAGGGAGCTCAGG CAGATGCAGTTGCGTGACGTGCCGATCATGGCGTCCAAGCTGATCATGCCAAACCACAGACAGCCAGTTTCGTCAATGCGCGGGCACGGCCGAAGCCGCGAGGTGGACGCCATGGGCAGACCCATTGAGATGGAGAGGAGCATTGAGGAGAGTCTCCAGCTTATCCAGAGACACGTTGAACAGCTCAACATGGTCAGC GTGGTTCCTCCTCCGCCTGAGTTTGATGGGGCCCGCgcagcggctgcggcggccgcAGCGCACGCACACCACTACCACCCTCACCAGGGGACGCACCCACCGCACCAGCATCAGCACCAGGGCGTGATGCACGCGTCGTACCCATCGCCGCACCAGCCGGGGACCGGTGcgggggcgggcgggggcCGGCCGCACCACTCGCACCTCTACCACTTGCACCCGGCGCCTGAGGAGCCGGTGCTAGTAGCGCCTCCACCCGAGTTCAGTGACCTCGGCGAGCAGCACAAGATGACCATCCGGGTGAGCGGCGCCACCAGACAGACCCTGCAGCGCATGACGCCCGAGCAGCAGGCGCAGTACCTCCGGCAGCGACAGCTCGAGGAGATGGCGCGCCACAGGCACCTCGAGGACCTCAACCGGCAGCGGCAGGAAGCCCTCCGCatccagcagcaacagcagcagcagcaaaagacTGTCCGCATCGTCGGCACCCTGCCCAAGAAGGCCCCCtag
- the LOC135947332 gene encoding SH3 and multiple ankyrin repeat domains protein 3-like isoform X8, giving the protein MASSMPVSEATSEAVTTGPRGAEEQPAPQDPSEEGGVGGGSVLIRVHVPELNINKCLQFARDELIWNVKQQCLAALPKELKESFNYGLFVPPANGKAGKFLDEERHLTDYPFSGPVGYLELKYKRRVYKMLHLDEKQLKALHTRTNLRRLLDYVSNRQVEKISKMCSKGLDPNFHCAETGETPLTVAAATPRSSRVLIALVNGGALLDYRTRDGTTSMHRAVEKNNFEAIKTLLDLGASPNYKDSKGLTPLYLSMNPNVDPMLCEALLHDHAIIGAQDAQGWQEVHQACRHGLVQHLEHLLFYGADMNARNASGNTPLHVCAVNGQDSCSRLLLFRGADREALNFANQTPYQVAVIAGNLELAETIQKHRPEEADKSLLDQCDIISDSSGVGTSNSGGSGGGYDTGAGLLLAGVTAVCVENYSSNTPGHLCLTQGDIVEVTGATDCGLLEGTCRGRSGLFAAHCVQEVRMRQNTNSATLRVAGRSGGALGNKTNHFATAPRSKKPITIRLPAEPRTVVLHRSRKGFGFVLRGAKATSPLMELTPSERCPALQYLDDVDAGGVADVAGLKKGDYLLEINGEDVTQASHEHVVELIRRSGDLVAMKVVSLGEPGVATGMKAATTLPSRQCATLPRKMNSQNRNPAPLPPRRDPKTTLSVGRARARSLVADLDGSQQHGSGGHLEEAEGEESTTLSANTTKSSSTESVQARSTPPRTASIRARPTSSRITAAELEELFARQGPAPPSPAGSARTPKVYASVAEMKRSRGKLGRRGASDTLHKSFSSTPDLAHVSPTHAGARMWSSRGARSQEDISWWVQPTHTTAKHRRNRVNKKGHIGTTAMTNGGREYGHAWRSMERLQMEHEAVTRSLSQRTRSLPRNRSLGSGGVGAAPPPPTHPPPPIPVGQVVRVEVTPRAKGSGEYATVRDSPVGQQADSRTATPTSPEPIMSSFRPGPAKLYASPEEVKVVALRQGSSTLGRTPKEGANKSRSHSLPPSGARPLVRKHSSQGEGSTTFKPPADGAPASPEKGGGGAASPYAQPFQHNNVPATATATPVAPPAAAAAPPIPEPDYSMSEGESDEGGSESTRGSKKERRASRQSSKESNTAESVSPNGPLSPSARSQCMSPVFKDLLAQKVAERQTRVNGAATPADETPPPPPPHAPPGPEAQPSAAAAPKPAPTAAPGAAAATNGNLPHSFSVEEIQKVKTQLKSSKSYPNDFSQEDGDNSSSGVSSDQDTQPEPKILAAGELLTHSKSSTLPSKSQQARAIHTTRIQVGAPAFTRSSSVINSGRAPGQKGPAALALNVNGKMPAPPEKKAMPLPPPQQQPQQPKEDIKLILEERTWQPDGSENTDEPDAATTTAATTTSSKPRRKSEDGAGTARRAGTGTLTRHAVSLVQLPPPQESEAESEHSLPPAIRHTSINSATLPHKTTKTVTFLDHKIQEERDRERQREIDRERELRQMQLRDVPIMASKLIMPNHRQPVSSMRGHGRSREVDAMGRPIEMERSIEESLQLIQRHVEQLNMVSVVPPPPEFDGARAAAAAAAAHAHHYHPHQGTHPPHQHQHQGVMHASYPSPHQPGTGAGAGGGRPHHSHLYHLHPAPEEPVLVAPPPEFSDLGEQHKMTIRVSGATRQTLQRMTPEQQAQYLRQRQLEEMARHRHLEDLNRQRQEALRIQQQQQQQQKTVRIVGTLPKKAP; this is encoded by the exons ATGGCGAGCAGCATGCCAGTGAGCGAGGCGACGAGCGAGGCGGTGACGACGGGGCCACGCGGTGCTGAGGAGCAGCCGGCGCCGCAGGACCCGTCCGAAGAGGGCGGCGTCGGCGGTGGCTCCGTCCTCATCCGCGTCCACGTGCCAGAGCTCAACATCAACAAGTGCCTGCAGTTCGCCCGCGATGAGCTCATCTGGAACGTCAAACAACAGTGCCTCGCCGCCCTACCAAAG gaACTGAAGGAGAGCTTCAACTATGGCCTATTCGTTCCGCCGGCCAACGGCAAGGCCGGGAAATTCCTGGACGAGGAGCGCCACCTCACCGACTACCCTTTCAGCGGGCCCGTCGGCTATCTTGAG CTCAAATACAAGCGGCGCGTCTACAAAATGCTGCACCTGGACGAGAAGCAGCTCAAGGCTCTGCACACGAGGACCAATCTACGCCGACTACTCGACTATGTCTCTAACAGACAGGTGGAAAAAATCTCCAAGATGTGCTCCAAAGGGCTCGACCCCAACTTCCACTGCGCTGAGACTGGAG AGACGCCACTGACGGTGGCAGCGGCGACACCGCGTTCGTCACGCGTGCTGATTGCGCTGGTGAACGGCGGGGCGCTGCTGGACTACCGGACGCGCGATGGCACGACGTCGATGCACCGTGCCGTCGAGAAGAACAACTTCGAGGCGATAAAGACGCTGCTGGACCTGGGTGCCAGCCCCAACTACAAGGACTCCAAGGGCCTCACGCCGCTCTACCTCTCCATGAACCCTAATGTCGACCCGATGCTGTGCGAGGCGCTTCTGCACGACCACGCCATCATCGGCGCCCAGGACGCCCAGGGCTGGCAGGAGGTCCACCAG GCGTGTCGGCACGGCCTGGTGCAGCACTTGGAGCATCTACTCTTTTATGGTGCCGATATGAACGCGCGGAATGCGTCTGGCAACACGCCGCTGCACGTGTGCGCCGTGAACGGCCAGGATAGTTGCAGCAGACTGCTCCTTTTCCGCGGCGCCGACCGAGAGGCCCTCAACTTCGCCAATCAAACCCCCTACCAG GTGGCTGTGATTGCTGGAAACCTGGAGCTCGCTGAGACAATCCAGAAGCACCGTCCTGAAGAAGCTG ACAAAAGCCTCCTCGACCAGTGCGACATTATCAGCGACAGCTCGGGCGTTGGCACCTCCAACAGCGGAGGGAGCGGTGGCGGCTACGATACCGGCGCCGGCCTGCTTCTGGCCGGCGTCACGGCCGTCTGCGTCGAGAATTACAGCTCGAATACGCCGGGACACCTCTGCCTCACCCAGGGAGATATCGTCGAAg tcacGGGGGCGACGGACTGTGGCCTTCTGGAGGGCACATGCCGTGGACGGAGCGGGCTGTTCGCTGCGCACTGCGTGCAGGAGGTGCGAATGCGGCAGAACACCAACTCGGCGACGCTGCGGGTGGCTGGGCGCAGCGGCGGCGCCCTCGGCAACAAAACAAATCATTTCGCGACGGCGCCGCGCTCCAAGAAGCCCATCACCATCCGGCTACCGGCCGAGCCGCGCACCGTCGTGCTGCACCGCTCGCGCAAGGGCTTCGGATTTGTGCTGCGCGGTGCTAAGGCCACCTCACCCCTCATGGAACTCACCCCCTCCGAGCGCTGTCCCGCCCTCCAGTACCTCGACGACGTTGACGCAGGTGGCGTCGCCGACGTCGCTGGACTCAAGAAGGGAGACTATCTGCTTGAG ATAAACGGCGAGGACGTGACCCAAGCGTCGCACGAGCACGTGGTCGAGCTTATCAGGCGCTCGGGAGACCTGGTGGCCATGAAGGTGGTCTCCTTGGGCGAGCCGGGCGTCGCGACGGGCATGAAGGCGGCCACCACGCTGCCCAGCCGCCAATGCGCCACCCTGCCCAGGAAAATGAACTCGCAGA ATCGTAACCCGGCGCCACTTCCGCCTCGCAGGGACCCCAAGACCACGCTCAGTGTGGGCAGAGCTCGCGCCAGGTCGTTGGTGGCAGATCTAG ATGGCAGCCAGCAGCATGGTTCCGGGGGCCATCTGGAGGAGGCGGAGGGCGAGGAGTCAACGACGCTGTCAGCCAACACGACCAAGAGCAGTTCGACGGAAAGCGTGCAGGCGCGGAGCACGCCACCGCGCACAGCCTCGATCAGGGCGCGGCCTACCTCGTCCAGGATCACGGCCGCCGAGCTGGAGGAGCTATTCGCGCGGCAGGGCCCAGCGCCGCCATCACCTGCAGGCAGCGCCAGGACGCCCAAGGTTTACGCTAGCGTCGCTGAAATGAAACGATCCAGAGGAAAG CTGGGTCGGCGTGGGGCGTCTGACACGCTACACAAGTCGTTCAGTAGCACGCCAGACCTGGCGCACGTGAGTCCGACGCACGCCGGCGCCCGAATGTGGTCGTCGCGTGGCGCCCGCAGCCAAGAGGACATCTCGTGGTGGGTGCAGCCGACGCACACTACCG CCAAACACAGAAGGAACAGAGTTAACAAGAAAG GTCACATCGGCACGACGGCAATGACGAACGGCGGCCGCGAGTACGGACACGCGTGGCGCAGCATGGAGCGCCTGCAGATGGAGCACGAGGCGGTGACGCGCTCGCTGTCGCAGCGCACCAGATCGCTGCCGAGGAACAGATCCCTCGGTAGCGGTGGCGTCGGCGCCGCACCACCCCCGCCTACCCACCCACCGCCGCCCATCCCCGTCGGGCAGGTGGTTAGGGTCGAGGTAACGCCCAGGGCAAAAGGCAGTGGCGAGTATGCCACCGTCCGCGACTCACCTGTCGGACAGCAGG CAGACAGTAGAACGGCCACCCCGACGAGTCCTGAGCCAATCATGTCGAGTTTCCGCCCTGGTCCGGCCAAGCTTTACGCCAGTCCTGAGGAGGTGAAGGTGGTGGCCCTGCGGCAGGGCTCGAGCACGCTTGGCCGCACGCCCAAAGAAGGTGCCAACAAATCGCGCTCGCACAGTCTTCCGCCCAGCGGCGCCAGGCCCCTG GTCCGAAAGCACAGCAGCCAAGGTGAGGGCAGCACCACTTTCAAGCCCCCGGCCGACGGGGCGCCCGCCTCCCCAGAGAAAGGTGGGGGCGGCGCCGCTAGCCCCTACGCACAACCCTTCCAGCACAACAACGTGCCGGCCACGGCTACGGCCACTCCGGTCGCCCCTccggctgctgccgccgccccTCCCATTCCAGAACCTGATTACAGCATGAGCGAG GGCGAGAGCGACGAGGGTGGCAGCGAGTCTACAAGGGGCAGCAAGAAAGAGCGGCGGGCTTCGCGGCAGAGCTCGAAGGAGTCAAACACAGCCGAGTCAGTGAGCCCGAATGGGCCGCTGTCGCCGTCGGCGCGCTCGCAGTGCATGTCGCCCGTGTTCAAGGACCTGCTGGCGCAGAAGGTGGCCGAGCGGCAGACCAGGGTCAACGGTGCCGCCACCCCCGCCGACGAGAcgccgcctccaccaccgCCACACGCGCCACCAGGCCCCGAGGCGCAGCcgtcggccgccgccgcgcctaAGCCGGCCCCCACGGCCGCCCCCGGAGCAGCTGCAGCCACCAACGGCAATCTACCTCATAGTTTTAGTGTGGAGGAGATCCAAAAG GTAAAAACTCAGTTAAAGAGCTCGAAATCCTATCCCAATGACTTCTCCCAGGAGGATGGTGATAATTCATCATCAGGGGTGAGTTCCGACCAGGACACGCAGCCCGAGCCCAAGATATTAGCGGCTGGCGAGCTGCTCACTCACTCCAAATCCTCCACACTCCCCTCCAAGAGTCAGCAGGCCAG GGCAATCCACACAACGCGGATCCAGGTGGGGGCACCCGCCTTCACACGCAGTTCGAGCGTGATCAACAGCGGGCGGGCGCCGGGGCAGAAGGGCCCGGCCGCCCTCGCGCTCAACGTCAACGGAAAGATGCCGGCACCGCCTGAGAAGAAAGCCatgccgctgccgccaccaCAGCAGCAGCCCCAACAGCCTAAGGAGGACATAAAGCTCATCCTCGAAGAACGCACCTGGCAGCCTGACGGCAGCGAGAACACAGACGAGCCAG ACGCTGCGACAACTACAGCAGCGACGACAACGTCGTCCAAGCCGCGAAGGAAGAGTGAGGACGGTGCCGGGACCGCTCGTCGGGCGGGCACGGGCACCCTGACGCGGCACGCCGTGTCACTAGTGCAACTTCCTCCGCCTCAAGAGAGTGAGGCCGAGAGCGAGCACAGCCTACCACCAGCCATCCGCCACACCAGCATCAACTCGGCCACGCTGCCGCATAAGACCACCAAGACTGTCACCTTCCTCGACCACAAGATTCAGGAGGAGCGCGACCGCGAGCGCCAGCGTGAGATCGATCGAGAAAGGGAGCTCAGG CAGATGCAGTTGCGTGACGTGCCGATCATGGCGTCCAAGCTGATCATGCCAAACCACAGACAGCCAGTTTCGTCAATGCGCGGGCACGGCCGAAGCCGCGAGGTGGACGCCATGGGCAGACCCATTGAGATGGAGAGGAGCATTGAGGAGAGTCTCCAGCTTATCCAGAGACACGTTGAACAGCTCAACATGGTCAGC GTGGTTCCTCCTCCGCCTGAGTTTGATGGGGCCCGCgcagcggctgcggcggccgcAGCGCACGCACACCACTACCACCCTCACCAGGGGACGCACCCACCGCACCAGCATCAGCACCAGGGCGTGATGCACGCGTCGTACCCATCGCCGCACCAGCCGGGGACCGGTGcgggggcgggcgggggcCGGCCGCACCACTCGCACCTCTACCACTTGCACCCGGCGCCTGAGGAGCCGGTGCTAGTAGCGCCTCCACCCGAGTTCAGTGACCTCGGCGAGCAGCACAAGATGACCATCCGGGTGAGCGGCGCCACCAGACAGACCCTGCAGCGCATGACGCCCGAGCAGCAGGCGCAGTACCTCCGGCAGCGACAGCTCGAGGAGATGGCGCGCCACAGGCACCTCGAGGACCTCAACCGGCAGCGGCAGGAAGCCCTCCGCatccagcagcaacagcagcagcagcaaaagacTGTCCGCATCGTCGGCACCCTGCCCAAGAAGGCCCCCtag